One region of Acropora muricata isolate sample 2 chromosome 13, ASM3666990v1, whole genome shotgun sequence genomic DNA includes:
- the LOC136896627 gene encoding tetratricopeptide repeat protein 28-like produces MDEQAGKGRNFGSQRLNFQSLDDLQMLAEFLEKRMIIIIEKGDRSEEGNGYRDLGNVYFSLCDFRKALEYHKKHLKIAIEIGDRAGEGGAYGNLGNAYFSLGEFQKSVESHEKQLEIDIEIGYRAGEGGAYGNLGKAYRSLGDFRKAIEYHKKNLKIAIEISDRAEEGRAYANLGNAYDSMSDFQKAIECQEKSLKIAIEIGYRAGEGRSYGNLGNAYFSLSDFRKAFEYYEKDLKIAIEIGDRAGEGRAYGNLGNAYWSLSDFQKAIEYHEKHLKIVIEIGDRAGEGGTYGNLGNAYLSLSDFQKAIEHYEKHLKIAIEIRNRATEGEAYGNLGNAYWSLGEFQKAIEYHKKNWKVAIEIGDRAGEGRAYGNLGVAYWSLGDFRKAIEYHEKDLKIAIEIGNWAGEGRANGNLGVAYRSLGDFRKAIEYHEKWLKIAIEIGDQADEGQACGGLGNAYFSLGDFRRAIEYHEKDLQIAIEIGNRAGEKRAYGNLGIPYFSLGDFQKGFEYYEKGLKIAIEIGDQAGEGQGYGNLGNAYFLLGDFRNAIEYLERHLKIAIEIGDRAGEGRGYGNLGNNYMSLGFFRKAIDYFERDLKIAIEIGDRAGEGRGYGNLGIAYNSLGDVQKAIEYKENQLKIAIAIGDQAGEGQGCGNLGVSYGSLGDFRKAIDYHEKALKISIKTGLRVGEGAAYGNLGFCYSSLGDFRKAIDYHKKRLKIAIEIGDRAAEGMAYHNIGTAYSGLGQFDIAVGNFVSAVNVWNTMRSLLKSEGNWKMKFRHLHEVTFTFLWRSLVRIGKINEALVAADEGRAMTLYDNLLTQYGRASPSSCATFDSKEKTIRQFTDLSSQIIFLGIEGLKINIWFLSRGQKVAFRQGMLEGDNTEKDPVRTLLQAALTKIEAEVEVRCEDRTFDRSDNECPSRREVCEKVEKSCQSSDNPFSPFYDAVIGPIVDLLGSQLDELVIVPDGAMCFTPWAAIIESTSIRTVPSLTSYQLISSVPEGHHKKTGALLVGNPCLNELEKPLADLPCAQEEVEMIASILNTRPLTGREATKAEVIKRMSSVGLIHIAAHGNESTGEIALSPNLGWTSKFPQEKDFILNMSDVQAANLRARLVVLSCCHSGRGRILKGEGVVGIGRAFLAAGARSVLISLWAIDDEATMVFMKSFYQRLKKGKTASAAIHQTMKSLRESEKFSEIRYWAPFQLIGDDVKIEFEADDDVKN; encoded by the coding sequence atggatgagCAGGCCGGGAAAGGAAGAAACTTTGGCAGTCAAAGATTGAATTTCCAGTCACTGGATGACTTACAAATGCTTGCTGAGTTTCTTGAGAAACGtatgattattatcattgaaAAAGGGGATCGATCCGAAGAGGGAAACGGCTATCGAGATCTCGGAAACGTTTACTTTTCACtgtgtgacttccgaaaagcccttgagtatcataaaaaacacttgaaaattgcaatagaaattggtgatcgggcgggagaagggggagcctatggaaatctcggtaatgcttacttttcacttgGTGAGTTTCAAAAATCCGTTGAGTCTCATGAAAAACAGTTGGAAATTGATATAGAAATTGGTTatcgggcgggagaaggaggagcctatggaaatcttggtaaagcttacaggtcactgggtgacttccgaaaggccattgagtatcataaaaaaaatttgaaaattgcaatagaaatcagtgatcgggcggaagaaggacgagcctatgcaaatctcggtaatgcttacgactcaatGAGTGACTtccaaaaggccattgagtgtcaagaaaaaagcttgaaaattgcaatagaaatcggttatcgggctggagaaggacgatcctatggaaatcttggtaatgcttacttttcactgagtgacttccgaaaagcctttgagtattatgaaaaagacttgaaaattgccatagaaatcggtgatcgggctggagaaggacgagcctatggaaatctcggtaatgcttactggtcactgagtgacttccaaaaagccattgagtatcatgaaaaacacttaaaaattgtgatagaaatcggtgatcgggcaggagaaggaggaacctatggaaatctcggtaatgcttacttgtCACTaagtgacttccaaaaagccattgagcattatgaaaagcacttgaaaattgcaatagaaatccgCAATCGGGCCACAGAAGGAgaagcgtatggaaatctcggtaatgcttactggtcactgggtgagttccaaaaagccattgagtatcataaaaaaaattggaaagttgcaatagaaattggtgatcgggctggagaaggacgagcctatggaaatcttggtgttGCTTACTGGTCACttggtgacttccgaaaagccattgagtatcatgaaaaagacttgaaaatcgcaatagaaattggtaattgggccggagaaggacgagccaatggaaatcttggtgttgcttacaggtcacttggtgacttccgaaaagccattgagtatcacgaaaaatggttgaaaattgcaatagaaatcggtgatcaggccgaTGAAGGACAAGCCTGtggaggtctcggtaatgcttacttttcactgggtgacttccgaagagccattgagtatcatgaaaaagacttgcaaattgcaatagaaatcggtaatcgggccggagaaaaaagagcctatggaaatctcggtattccttacttttcactgggtgacttccaaaaaggctttgagtattatgaaaaaggcttgaaaattgcaatagaaattggtgatcaggctggagaaggacaaggctatggaaatcttggtaatgcttactttttactgggtgactttcgaaatgccattgagtatcttgaaagacacttgaaaattgcaatagaaatcggtgatcgggccggagaaggacgaggctatggaaatctcggtaataaTTACATGTCACTAGGTTttttccgaaaagccattgattatttTGAaagagacttgaaaattgcaatagaaatcggtgatcgggccggagaaggacgaggctatggaaatctcggcattgcttacaattcactgggtgacgtccaaaaagctattgagtataaGGAAAatcaattgaaaattgcaatagcaATCGGTGATCAGGCGGGAGAAGGACAAGGCTGTGGAAATCTGGGTGTTTCTTAcggctcactgggtgacttccgaaaagccattgactatcatgaaaaagcattaaaaatttcaataaaaaccgGTCTTCGGGTGGGAGAAGGAGCAgcatatggaaatctcggttttTGTTACTCTTCACTTGGTGACTTCCgcaaagccattgattatcacaaaaaacgcttgaaaattgcaatagaaatcggtgatcgggctgcaGAAGGTATGgcttatcacaatattggtaCCGCATACTCTGGGCTTGGACAATTTGACATTGCGGTgggtaattttgtttccgctgtgaATGTGTGGAATACTATGAGATCTCTATTGAAGTCTGAGGGtaattggaaaatgaaatttcgcCATCTGCATGAGGTGACGTTCACTTTCTTATGGAGGTCATTGGTAAGAATTGGAAAGATTAACGAGGCTTTGGTCGCTGCTGATGAAGGACGAGCAATGACTTTGTATGACAATTTGTTGACTCAATATGGACGTGCTTCCCCCTCATCATGTGCCACATTTGACTCCAAGGAGAAAACAATTCGCCAGTTCACAGACCTTTCTTCACAAATTATCTTTCTTGGAATTGAAGGACTTAAGATCAACATTTGGTTCTTAAGCAGGGGacagaaagttgcatttcgacAAGGGATGCTAGAGGGTGATAACACAGAGAAAGATCCCGTACGCACCTTGCTACAAGCAGCTTTAACAAAAATCGAAGCTGAAGTTGAAGTGAGatgcgaagatcgcacatttgatcgATCAGACAATGAATGTCCGTCGAGAAGAGAAGTGTGCGAAAAAGTGGAAAAGTCATGTCAGTCTTCAGACAATCCTTTCAgtccattttatgatgcagttattggtccaattgttgacttgcttggatctcAACTCGatgagttggtcattgttcctgacgGTGCGATGTGCTTTACGCCATGGGCCGCAATTATTGAATCGACTAGCATTCGCACTGTTCCCTCTCTtaccagttatcaattgatctcaagtgtacccgaaggccatcacaagaagacaggggcgcttttggtcggaaatccgtgcttaaacgAATTGGAGAAGCCTCTAGctgacttaccatgtgctcaagaggaagtagaaatgattgcatcaattcttaacaccagacccctaacagggagagaggcaacaaaagctgaagtgataaaacggatgtcgtcagttggtttaattcacattgctgcccacggaaatgagagcactggagaaattgccctGTCTCCCAACCTtggatggacttccaagttccctcaagaaaaggatttcattttgaatatGTCTGATGTacaagcggccaatcttcgagctcgtcttgttgtcttaagttgctgtcacagtggacgaggcagaatcttgaagggtgagggtgtggtcggcaTCGggcgtgccttcttggcagctggtgctcgttctgtgttgatatCCCTTTGGGCAATAGACGACGAGGCGAcaatggtgttcatgaaaagcttctaccaacgtctgaaaaaaggaaaaaccgccagtgctgctattcaccaaacgatgaaatcccttcgtgaatctgagaagtTTTCTGAGAttaggtactgggctccattccaacttatcggagatgacgtcaagattgaattcgaggcggatgaCGACGTGAAAAATTAG